The following are encoded in a window of Bradyrhizobium sp. WBOS07 genomic DNA:
- a CDS encoding class I SAM-dependent methyltransferase, with product MNAPKPIPLQWDRETLNRFWSYYSGTPELYFSYSKGADVVRRCGSLLKSGVRVMDYGCGPGYLLRHLIRTGCEVWGGDFSEDVVGKAGHDIIGVPNFRGIHTISSLLGSEQFDVVFLLEVIEHLDDAALDETMGNINQLLRRGGRLVVTTPNDERLEESIVYSPVANVTFHRWQHVRSWSSVSLSSFLQRRGYDPVVSAVNFRDSNESISLRNRIGRFLRDRFEKPAGLYAVATKL from the coding sequence ATGAACGCTCCGAAACCGATCCCTCTACAGTGGGACCGAGAGACGCTCAACCGGTTCTGGTCTTATTACTCAGGGACACCGGAACTCTACTTCAGTTACTCGAAAGGCGCGGACGTAGTTCGTCGTTGCGGATCTCTTCTCAAGTCTGGCGTTCGAGTTATGGATTACGGGTGTGGTCCTGGCTACCTACTTCGGCATCTAATCAGGACTGGTTGCGAGGTCTGGGGAGGCGACTTCAGCGAGGACGTAGTCGGCAAAGCCGGGCATGACATCATCGGTGTGCCGAACTTTCGTGGTATCCACACCATCTCCAGTCTTCTCGGGAGCGAGCAGTTTGATGTTGTGTTTCTCTTGGAGGTAATTGAGCATCTTGATGATGCCGCGCTCGACGAAACGATGGGAAACATCAATCAATTGCTCAGGCGAGGCGGTCGTCTGGTCGTGACGACGCCAAACGACGAACGGCTAGAAGAGAGCATCGTCTACTCGCCTGTTGCAAACGTCACATTTCATCGATGGCAGCATGTCCGAAGTTGGTCGTCGGTTAGCTTGAGCAGTTTCTTGCAGCGACGTGGTTATGATCCTGTGGTAAGCGCGGTCAATTTTCGAGACTCAAATGAATCCATATCCCTTCGAAACAGAATCGGCCGGTTCCTTCGTGACCGATTTGAAAAACCTGCCGGGCTCTATGCAGTCGCAACAAAGCTCTAG
- a CDS encoding NAD-dependent epimerase, with protein MTDQKILVTGAAGFIGFHVAHRLASAGWEVIGLDIVNDYYDPTLKEARLRVLQELPSFRFVRMDLANRAAITPFFSESRFSHVVHLAAQAGVRYSLENPHAYVDANLQGFMNILEGCRHTQCRHLLYASSSSVYGSNKRLPFSVHDNVDHPISLYAASKKANELMAHAYSHLFSLPTTGLRFFTVYGPWGRPDMAMFIFAKAIVEGRPIKLFNHGQMSRDFTYVDDVVEAIVRLIDRPPSPGQQAPTDAPDPSRSGAPWKIYNIGNNKPEQLMNVVSLLEKKLGRVAAKEMLPMQPGDVPATYADVDDLMRDAGFRPSTSAEEGISKFVDWYRGYYRV; from the coding sequence ATGACTGATCAAAAGATACTGGTGACCGGCGCCGCCGGATTCATAGGTTTTCACGTTGCGCATCGGCTTGCGTCGGCTGGTTGGGAAGTAATTGGTCTCGATATTGTCAACGACTACTATGATCCCACGCTGAAGGAAGCGCGGCTTCGCGTGCTGCAAGAGCTTCCATCATTCCGTTTCGTTAGGATGGATCTCGCCAATCGCGCCGCAATCACTCCATTCTTTTCCGAATCTCGCTTTTCCCATGTCGTGCATTTGGCGGCTCAAGCCGGCGTGCGATATTCTCTGGAGAATCCGCATGCCTACGTCGACGCGAACCTGCAAGGCTTCATGAACATTCTTGAGGGCTGCCGACATACGCAATGTCGGCATCTTCTCTATGCTTCGTCATCCTCGGTGTACGGCTCGAACAAGAGGCTGCCGTTCTCGGTGCACGACAACGTTGATCACCCGATCAGCCTGTACGCGGCTTCCAAGAAGGCAAACGAGTTGATGGCACATGCGTACAGTCATCTCTTCTCCTTGCCGACCACGGGTTTGCGATTCTTTACGGTCTATGGACCGTGGGGACGTCCCGACATGGCGATGTTTATTTTCGCAAAGGCGATCGTGGAGGGCAGGCCCATCAAGCTATTCAATCACGGGCAGATGTCGCGCGACTTCACCTACGTTGACGACGTCGTGGAGGCAATCGTCCGGCTGATCGACCGGCCCCCTTCTCCAGGGCAACAGGCCCCGACCGATGCTCCGGATCCTTCGCGCAGCGGCGCGCCTTGGAAGATCTACAACATTGGGAACAATAAGCCCGAGCAGCTGATGAACGTTGTGTCACTGCTCGAAAAGAAGTTGGGCCGTGTCGCAGCGAAAGAAATGCTTCCAATGCAACCGGGTGACGTCCCGGCGACATACGCTGACGTCGACGATCTGATGCGCGACGCTGGTTTTCGGCCATCAACCAGCGCCGAGGAGGGGATTAGCAAGTTTGTCGACTGGTACCGCGGATACTATCGAGTTTGA
- a CDS encoding GDP-L-fucose synthase, with protein MANAQFELKGKSVYVAGHRGMVGSALVRRLGREDIRLVTMDRRELDLCNQAAVFDWFAKVRPQVVFLAAAKVGGIVANDTLRAEFIYENISIAANVIHAAHLNGVEKLMFLGSSCIYPKLAAQPLREDSVLSGPLEPTNEPYAVAKIAGIKMVEAYRSQYGSDFISVMPTNLYGPGDSYDPELSHVVAALIRRFHEAKVSGTKSVLVWGTGTPRREFLYVDDMADACVHLMKNYSGAELINVGTGEDITIAEFARLVARIVGYNDEISFDTSRPDGTPRKLLDVSRLARLGWRATTSLQDGLERAYAAYLSQV; from the coding sequence ATGGCAAACGCTCAATTTGAGCTCAAGGGCAAAAGCGTCTACGTCGCCGGCCATCGCGGTATGGTAGGAAGCGCGCTCGTGCGACGGCTGGGAAGGGAGGACATAAGGCTCGTCACTATGGATCGGCGTGAGTTGGATCTTTGCAATCAAGCTGCGGTGTTCGATTGGTTCGCTAAGGTGCGTCCGCAAGTGGTATTCCTGGCTGCAGCCAAGGTCGGCGGAATCGTCGCCAATGACACGCTACGCGCCGAGTTTATCTACGAAAACATCTCGATTGCGGCTAACGTGATCCATGCTGCGCATTTGAACGGTGTTGAGAAGCTAATGTTCCTGGGCTCCTCCTGCATCTATCCAAAGCTTGCCGCCCAGCCCTTGCGCGAGGATTCTGTGCTGTCGGGCCCGCTGGAGCCGACCAACGAACCTTATGCTGTCGCGAAGATCGCGGGCATCAAGATGGTGGAGGCTTATCGCAGCCAATATGGCAGCGACTTTATTAGCGTGATGCCAACCAATCTCTATGGCCCGGGCGACAGCTATGATCCTGAATTAAGCCACGTGGTGGCGGCTCTGATCCGTCGCTTTCACGAGGCAAAAGTTTCGGGCACGAAGAGCGTCCTAGTATGGGGTACTGGTACGCCGCGGCGCGAGTTCCTCTATGTTGATGACATGGCGGATGCCTGCGTTCACCTCATGAAGAACTATTCGGGCGCGGAGCTAATCAATGTAGGCACTGGCGAGGATATCACTATTGCGGAGTTCGCACGCCTCGTCGCTCGGATTGTAGGATACAATGATGAAATCAGCTTCGACACTTCTCGGCCCGATGGTACACCCCGTAAGCTGCTTGACGTTAGCCGCTTGGCAAGGCTGGGCTGGCGAGCGACGACCTCGCTTCAGGACGGCCTTGAGCGCGCCTACGCGGCGTATTTGTCGCAAGTATAG
- the gmd gene encoding GDP-mannose 4,6-dehydratase: MNARIALITGVTGQDGAYLAEYLLSLGYVVHGIKRRSSSFNTARVDHLYQDPHIGNVPFLMHYGDMTDSTNLIRLVQQIRPTEIYNLAAQSHVAVSFESPEYTANADAIGVLRLLEAIRILGMEKETRFYQASTSELYGLVQEIPQKETTPFYPRSPYGVAKLYGYWITVNYREAYGMFASNGILFNHESPIRGETFVTRKITRGVARIEVGLEETLYLGNLSAKRDWGHARDYVEGMHMILQADKPDDFVLATGEMHSVREMVELSFAQVGRRIVWRGKGIEETGVDESSGKTVVKIDPTYFRPTEVDLLIGDASKARQVLGWKPKRTFAQLVEEMMASDLAEAKSDASHGKRSI; encoded by the coding sequence ATGAATGCGCGGATCGCTCTCATCACAGGCGTGACGGGCCAGGACGGCGCCTATCTCGCTGAATATCTGCTGTCGCTCGGCTACGTCGTGCATGGCATCAAGCGGCGGTCTTCGTCATTCAACACCGCGCGCGTTGATCATCTGTACCAGGATCCGCATATCGGGAATGTACCTTTCCTCATGCACTACGGCGACATGACCGATTCGACGAATCTAATCCGCCTAGTGCAGCAGATCCGCCCAACGGAGATCTACAATCTCGCAGCCCAGAGCCATGTCGCGGTTAGCTTCGAGAGCCCAGAATACACCGCCAACGCCGACGCGATCGGTGTGTTGCGCCTTCTGGAAGCGATCCGCATCCTCGGCATGGAAAAGGAGACGCGTTTTTATCAGGCCTCGACCTCCGAGCTTTACGGATTGGTGCAGGAGATTCCGCAGAAGGAGACGACGCCTTTCTATCCGCGCTCGCCTTACGGCGTTGCCAAACTCTACGGCTACTGGATCACCGTGAACTACCGCGAGGCCTATGGCATGTTTGCCTCGAACGGTATCCTTTTCAACCATGAGAGCCCGATACGCGGCGAGACTTTCGTAACGCGCAAGATCACGCGCGGCGTTGCCCGCATAGAGGTGGGATTGGAGGAGACGCTCTATCTCGGCAATCTCTCCGCCAAGCGCGACTGGGGCCATGCGCGGGATTACGTTGAGGGCATGCACATGATCCTCCAAGCCGACAAGCCTGACGATTTCGTGCTCGCCACCGGCGAGATGCATTCGGTCCGTGAGATGGTCGAGTTATCTTTTGCCCAAGTCGGCCGCCGTATTGTCTGGCGGGGCAAGGGCATCGAGGAGACCGGCGTGGATGAATCGAGCGGCAAGACGGTTGTAAAGATCGATCCGACCTATTTTCGGCCGACCGAAGTCGATCTCCTGATCGGCGACGCCAGCAAGGCGCGCCAAGTGCTCGGCTGGAAGCCGAAGAGGACGTTCGCTCAGCTAGTCGAGGAGATGATGGCAAGCGACTTGGCCGAGGCGAAGAGCGACGCGTCCCATGGCAAACGCTCAATTTGA
- a CDS encoding YdcF family protein, translating into MVQPLEDRFPAWVPGPVPPTGIIILGGATKPAISAFRGLPTSDLGIDRLITGAKLARRYPTARIIYASGNPELWPSTIREADYAVQILADLAVPKDRVQIEGDSRNTAENAAFSKTLASPAPGERWLLVTSAYHMPRAVGLFRAAGFPVEPVPTGWLTAGHTAWVDFGNFASSMLLVHLASREWVGLAAYRALGRIDSLFPAP; encoded by the coding sequence ATGGTTCAGCCATTGGAAGATCGCTTTCCTGCGTGGGTGCCCGGACCGGTCCCACCGACCGGCATCATTATTCTCGGTGGTGCGACGAAGCCGGCGATATCTGCTTTCAGAGGCCTTCCGACCTCGGACCTTGGAATAGATCGGCTCATCACCGGCGCGAAGCTAGCCCGTCGCTACCCAACCGCTCGCATCATCTATGCGAGCGGCAATCCTGAGCTTTGGCCCAGCACAATCCGCGAGGCCGATTACGCGGTCCAGATCCTTGCCGACTTGGCCGTGCCAAAGGATCGCGTTCAAATTGAAGGCGATTCTCGCAACACAGCCGAGAACGCGGCTTTCTCGAAGACCCTTGCTTCTCCAGCTCCTGGTGAGCGATGGCTCCTCGTCACTTCCGCGTACCACATGCCTCGAGCGGTTGGGTTGTTTCGTGCCGCCGGCTTTCCGGTGGAGCCTGTACCAACCGGCTGGCTAACGGCGGGGCACACCGCCTGGGTCGACTTCGGCAACTTCGCCTCTTCAATGCTCCTTGTGCATCTTGCCAGTCGAGAATGGGTCGGGCTGGCTGCATATCGCGCGCTTGGAAGGATTGACAGCCTCTTCCCGGCTCCCTAG
- a CDS encoding NAD-dependent epimerase/dehydratase family protein — protein MKILVVGASGFVGGHLVRRLAADGIPLRVGVHRNRGNLPAGIDVVENVDLEGSFDWRSAVAGCDVVAHLGARVHVMRENNANALDAYRCVNVDGTLRLARQAAAAGVRRFVFLSSVKVCGESTAPDTPFDETATPHPQDPYGLSKLEAECGLLELSRASGMQVVVLRPPLIYGPGVRANFLSMMRWLRRGVPLPLGSIENRRSLIGVGNMVDLICACLRHPAAAGEVFMASDGEDLSTPELLRRLAMALDTKARLLPIPVSLLEGAAALVGQRALAQRLCFSLCVDSQKARKILGWRPPFSVDDELRRTARAFLGSR, from the coding sequence ATGAAGATCTTGGTCGTCGGAGCTTCAGGGTTTGTAGGCGGGCATCTCGTCCGTCGCCTCGCTGCCGATGGAATTCCTCTACGCGTCGGTGTCCATCGCAATCGAGGAAACCTACCGGCCGGAATCGACGTTGTTGAGAACGTTGATCTGGAAGGCTCGTTCGATTGGAGGTCTGCGGTCGCGGGATGTGATGTCGTTGCCCATCTAGGGGCGCGGGTGCATGTGATGCGCGAAAATAATGCAAATGCACTGGATGCATATCGTTGCGTCAACGTGGACGGGACTTTGCGTCTCGCACGTCAAGCCGCGGCTGCCGGCGTTCGCCGCTTCGTGTTTCTCAGCTCGGTCAAGGTATGCGGCGAATCCACAGCTCCGGACACGCCTTTCGACGAAACCGCAACGCCACACCCGCAAGACCCGTACGGACTGTCGAAGCTGGAGGCCGAATGTGGCTTGCTCGAACTTAGTCGCGCAAGCGGCATGCAGGTCGTCGTTCTGCGTCCGCCCTTGATCTACGGGCCAGGCGTACGCGCGAATTTTCTATCAATGATGCGTTGGCTGCGGCGCGGAGTTCCGTTGCCGCTTGGTAGCATCGAAAATCGCCGCAGTCTGATTGGTGTCGGCAACATGGTCGACCTGATCTGCGCTTGCTTGCGGCATCCTGCGGCGGCCGGAGAAGTCTTCATGGCCAGCGATGGCGAAGATCTTTCCACACCAGAGCTTCTGAGGAGGCTGGCGATGGCTCTCGACACAAAGGCTCGCCTGCTGCCCATTCCTGTAAGTCTATTGGAGGGTGCGGCCGCATTGGTAGGCCAACGGGCGTTGGCTCAGCGGCTCTGTTTTTCGCTCTGTGTTGACAGCCAGAAGGCTCGCAAGATACTCGGTTGGAGGCCGCCCTTCAGTGTCGATGACGAATTGCGGCGCACCGCGCGAGCGTTTCTAGGATCTCGCTAA
- a CDS encoding GDP-mannose 4,6-dehydratase gives MPKKALIFGISGQDGSLLAAHLLKLGYTIHGTSRDKELGIFANLLRLGIRDQVTLHSVDPTDFGSVLHVISDTTPDEIYNLASQSSVGLSFDQPIQTLESTIFTAHNIVDSVHRLKLSSRVYNACSSECFGDTDLPADESTPFGPRSPYGVGKAAAFWTVANYRDAHGLFACSGLLFNHDSPLRPQRFVTRKIVSGAADIAEGKTDSLRIGNLHISRDFGWAPEYVEAMAMMLQADTPEDFVIATGQTNTLESFVREAFSYFGLDWRKHIDFDESLLRPIDLKCNSANPAKAKRILGWEAKVFMKNVVRLLADGELEYRRIAKA, from the coding sequence ATGCCCAAAAAGGCACTAATCTTTGGAATATCCGGACAGGACGGCTCGCTGTTGGCCGCGCATCTCCTCAAATTGGGCTATACGATCCACGGAACATCACGCGACAAGGAACTCGGCATCTTCGCGAATTTGCTCCGGCTGGGTATCCGCGATCAGGTGACACTCCATTCCGTGGACCCTACCGATTTCGGCAGCGTGCTGCATGTCATTTCTGACACGACTCCCGATGAGATATACAATCTGGCGAGTCAATCCTCCGTCGGCCTGTCATTTGACCAACCGATTCAGACTCTCGAATCCACAATTTTCACCGCTCACAATATTGTCGATTCCGTCCATCGATTGAAATTGAGCTCTCGCGTCTACAATGCGTGTTCCAGCGAGTGCTTCGGCGATACCGATTTGCCTGCCGACGAATCGACACCGTTCGGTCCACGTAGCCCATATGGCGTTGGCAAAGCCGCGGCATTTTGGACCGTGGCAAATTACAGAGACGCACACGGGCTGTTTGCATGCTCGGGGCTTTTGTTCAACCACGACTCGCCGTTGCGTCCGCAGCGCTTTGTAACACGAAAGATCGTGTCCGGTGCCGCTGATATTGCCGAGGGGAAGACCGACAGCCTGCGCATTGGGAACCTGCACATCTCGCGGGACTTCGGCTGGGCGCCGGAATATGTTGAAGCCATGGCAATGATGCTCCAGGCCGACACACCCGAAGACTTCGTTATTGCAACAGGTCAAACCAATACGCTCGAGAGCTTCGTTCGCGAGGCATTCAGCTACTTCGGACTCGATTGGCGAAAGCACATCGACTTCGACGAAAGCCTACTTCGCCCGATCGATCTGAAGTGCAACTCTGCCAACCCTGCTAAAGCGAAACGGATTCTTGGCTGGGAAGCAAAGGTCTTCATGAAGAACGTCGTCAGACTACTGGCAGACGGCGAACTCGAATATCGCCGTATAGCGAAGGCGTGA
- a CDS encoding glycosyltransferase family 4 protein: MKEASVLNRKRLLFVVTEDWYFVSHRLPIARAALAAGYEVYVATRLGEKADAIVREGFTPIGLKRMRRSSRNPFRELASIAELVTLYRSYRPNIVHHVAMKPVLYGSVAARLAGVSAIVNNVAGLGFVFSSKAVYAQTLRRLIAPLLRYALRQRQALTIVQNRDDARVLADDIGVAAEKIRLVKGSGVNLADFSQIRRESSPPIVLLASRMIKEKGVEDFVRAAAQLRKEGATARLVLAGAPDPENPHSIPEAVLRQYHEDGLVEWWGHRDNIPEIIREAAIVCLPTTYGEGIPKTLIEAAAGECPIVTYDVPGCREIVTNGINGLLVPAGNVRRLAEAIAQLLADPQQRRRMGAQGRKRVQAEFSQEIVVAQTIAIYSELSVQ; this comes from the coding sequence GTGAAGGAGGCGTCTGTTCTCAATCGGAAGCGGTTGCTATTCGTCGTGACAGAGGACTGGTATTTTGTCTCTCATCGCCTGCCGATCGCCCGTGCGGCGCTGGCCGCCGGCTACGAGGTGTACGTGGCAACGCGTCTTGGCGAGAAGGCGGATGCCATCGTGCGCGAAGGATTCACGCCCATCGGCCTCAAGCGCATGCGGCGCTCCAGCCGAAATCCGTTTCGCGAACTGGCAAGCATCGCTGAACTGGTGACGCTCTACCGAAGCTATCGTCCGAACATCGTTCATCACGTAGCGATGAAGCCCGTCTTGTACGGTTCGGTCGCGGCACGGCTCGCGGGTGTGAGCGCAATTGTCAATAACGTCGCGGGATTGGGCTTCGTGTTCTCGTCCAAGGCAGTCTATGCGCAGACCCTTCGCCGCCTAATCGCTCCGTTATTAAGATATGCGTTGAGGCAGCGGCAGGCGTTGACGATTGTCCAGAACAGGGATGACGCACGGGTATTAGCCGATGACATCGGCGTTGCAGCGGAGAAGATACGTCTCGTCAAGGGATCTGGTGTCAATCTCGCAGATTTTTCCCAAATACGCCGCGAGAGTTCGCCGCCCATTGTGCTTCTGGCGTCCAGGATGATCAAGGAGAAGGGGGTCGAGGATTTCGTGCGAGCCGCAGCTCAGCTGCGTAAAGAGGGCGCGACTGCAAGGTTGGTGCTCGCGGGCGCGCCGGACCCCGAAAACCCGCACAGCATTCCTGAAGCCGTTCTCAGGCAATACCACGAAGATGGACTTGTCGAGTGGTGGGGACATCGCGACAACATCCCTGAGATCATCCGTGAGGCTGCAATCGTCTGTCTGCCGACCACGTACGGCGAAGGGATTCCCAAGACCCTGATCGAAGCCGCCGCCGGCGAGTGCCCCATCGTTACCTATGACGTGCCGGGGTGCCGGGAGATCGTGACCAACGGTATCAACGGTCTGCTTGTCCCCGCTGGCAACGTCCGCCGGCTCGCCGAGGCCATCGCGCAATTGCTGGCAGACCCGCAGCAGCGACGTCGTATGGGAGCGCAAGGTCGAAAGCGCGTCCAGGCGGAGTTCTCTCAGGAGATCGTCGTTGCCCAGACAATTGCGATCTATTCCGAGCTTTCGGTGCAATGA
- a CDS encoding class I SAM-dependent methyltransferase, translating into MGLSSYVPWWAKLGIKLGLARLPVPYALWKRIGLFRHGEMMVPERAISAFESHFQSAVQNGRVPAKFHSLELGPGDSVLSGFVARAFGAEKAWLADAGPFAETDISGCRALLELLASRGRIVAPLKSTTLPDAMNEYDIVYLTDGTRSLRAIPDQSIDFTWSQVVLEHIYRDEFSALMKELRRIVAPGGIGVHSIDFRDHLGGGLNNLRFGDDVWETQAFRTSGFYTNRIRPREMIDLMEAAGFRVEVISEQRWPKVPLARDRMAPQFRAFADEDFMVCEIRVIMRPA; encoded by the coding sequence ATGGGTCTGAGTTCCTACGTGCCGTGGTGGGCCAAGCTGGGCATCAAGCTTGGGCTCGCGCGCCTGCCTGTCCCCTACGCTCTCTGGAAACGCATCGGATTGTTTCGTCATGGCGAGATGATGGTTCCGGAGCGCGCGATCTCCGCGTTCGAGAGCCATTTTCAGTCCGCTGTGCAGAACGGCCGAGTTCCTGCGAAGTTTCACTCCCTCGAGCTTGGACCGGGAGACTCAGTCCTCTCGGGCTTCGTCGCCCGCGCGTTCGGTGCCGAAAAGGCATGGCTTGCGGATGCGGGGCCTTTCGCCGAAACCGACATTTCCGGCTGCCGCGCACTTCTCGAGTTGCTTGCCTCGCGCGGCCGGATTGTCGCCCCCCTGAAGTCGACAACCCTTCCAGATGCGATGAACGAATACGACATCGTATATCTGACGGACGGCACGAGGTCGCTCAGGGCGATTCCCGACCAGTCAATTGATTTCACCTGGTCTCAGGTGGTGCTTGAGCACATCTATCGCGACGAATTTTCAGCTCTAATGAAGGAACTGCGCCGGATCGTGGCGCCGGGGGGGATCGGTGTTCACAGCATCGATTTTCGCGATCACCTGGGAGGCGGCCTAAACAATCTCCGCTTTGGAGATGACGTTTGGGAGACCCAGGCCTTCCGAACCTCAGGCTTCTACACCAATCGCATTCGTCCCCGGGAAATGATCGACCTGATGGAGGCGGCCGGATTTAGGGTCGAGGTCATCTCTGAGCAACGATGGCCAAAAGTGCCGCTGGCTCGTGATCGGATGGCACCGCAATTTCGGGCTTTTGCCGATGAGGACTTCATGGTTTGCGAAATCCGCGTGATCATGAGGCCTGCGTGA
- a CDS encoding bifunctional 2-polyprenyl-6-hydroxyphenol methylase/3-demethylubiquinol 3-O-methyltransferase UbiG translates to MNPYPFETESAGSFVTDLKNLPGSMQSQQSSSDSFGFQWAKFKTTQLDSHTGLSLTLTRFFSNTKWKPKDINGKSVLEAGSGAGRFTEVLLDAGAIVTTFDASIAIDVNRENNAGRGDVKFLRADIYDIPVPNGSFDFVFCYGVIQHLPDAEKALESLVSKLKPGGRISIDHYLKTSALDPFNQPKYFWRRWTVGMEPERLLRIISAYMPVWLPINTLIQLIPYFGPKIAALTMIPCWNYLRSGLNRQQRLEWAILDTFDALSPAYDTPRTLEEVRELVARCEGLTDINVFYGSNGVVANAVKR, encoded by the coding sequence ATGAATCCATATCCCTTCGAAACAGAATCGGCCGGTTCCTTCGTGACCGATTTGAAAAACCTGCCGGGCTCTATGCAGTCGCAACAAAGCTCTAGCGATAGCTTCGGCTTCCAGTGGGCCAAATTCAAGACAACTCAATTAGATAGCCACACTGGTCTTTCGCTCACGCTAACGCGCTTCTTCTCGAACACGAAATGGAAACCGAAAGATATCAACGGGAAGTCTGTTCTCGAAGCTGGATCTGGGGCCGGACGTTTTACAGAAGTTCTGTTGGACGCTGGTGCGATCGTCACGACCTTCGATGCGTCAATTGCGATCGACGTTAATCGCGAGAACAATGCTGGCAGGGGTGACGTGAAATTCCTGCGCGCGGACATCTATGACATTCCCGTGCCTAATGGATCGTTCGATTTCGTGTTCTGCTATGGAGTTATCCAGCATCTTCCGGATGCTGAGAAAGCTCTTGAATCGCTTGTCTCAAAACTAAAACCTGGTGGGCGCATCAGCATCGATCACTATCTGAAGACGTCGGCCCTCGATCCGTTCAATCAGCCCAAATACTTCTGGCGTCGCTGGACAGTTGGCATGGAGCCGGAGAGGCTTCTGCGCATAATCAGTGCCTATATGCCGGTTTGGCTTCCGATCAACACCTTGATCCAACTCATTCCATATTTTGGCCCCAAAATTGCGGCGCTGACTATGATTCCCTGCTGGAACTACCTTCGTTCGGGTTTGAACAGGCAGCAGCGGCTAGAGTGGGCCATTCTCGATACGTTCGACGCGTTATCACCCGCTTATGATACCCCTCGCACCCTCGAAGAGGTTCGCGAGCTGGTTGCCCGCTGTGAAGGGTTGACCGATATCAATGTATTCTATGGCAGCAATGGTGTGGTGGCCAACGCGGTCAAGCGTTGA
- a CDS encoding nucleotide sugar dehydrogenase has product MRNIGVIGLGYVGLPVAVAFGRAGYQVIGFDISAERIVELRRGEDRTREIETADLHATRIEYTDDPTRLVAADFFIVTVPTPIDGANKPDLRALLSASRFVGGALKKGDIVVYESTVFPGATEEECMPVLERASGLRAGVDFHVGYSPERINPGDKEHRFETIQKVVSAQDAESLRIVAEVYGEVVTAGVYQAPSIKVAEAAKVIENTQRDLNIAFMNELSQIFHALDLDTGDVLAAARTKWNFLPFQPGLVGGHCIGVDPYYLTYRAEMAKYHPQVILAGRRINDDMGSRIARECVRRLLKRGSHGGIVTVLGVTFKENVPDLRNSKVVDIVRELESFGIKVQISDPWANRAEALHEYGIVLSDYKEQQSADAVILAVAHDTFVNMGWPFLQSLLKEGRGLVMDVKSRLDRVSKPAEIEIWRL; this is encoded by the coding sequence ATCCGAAACATTGGCGTCATCGGCCTTGGCTACGTTGGCCTTCCAGTGGCGGTGGCGTTTGGTCGGGCTGGATATCAGGTTATCGGATTCGATATTAGCGCAGAGCGGATCGTCGAGTTGCGTCGGGGGGAAGACCGGACTCGTGAGATCGAGACGGCCGATCTGCATGCGACACGGATCGAATACACGGACGATCCGACACGTCTGGTCGCGGCAGACTTCTTCATCGTGACGGTTCCGACACCAATCGACGGTGCGAACAAGCCCGACCTTCGTGCGCTGTTGAGCGCATCTAGGTTCGTTGGCGGCGCCTTGAAGAAGGGAGACATTGTCGTTTACGAATCGACCGTGTTTCCCGGCGCAACTGAAGAGGAGTGCATGCCGGTTCTTGAGCGTGCCTCCGGCCTCAGAGCGGGTGTTGATTTCCATGTCGGATACTCCCCTGAGCGGATCAATCCCGGTGACAAGGAACATCGCTTCGAGACGATTCAGAAGGTGGTCTCCGCTCAGGATGCCGAATCACTCAGGATCGTTGCCGAGGTCTATGGTGAGGTCGTAACGGCAGGCGTCTACCAAGCGCCTTCGATTAAGGTCGCTGAAGCGGCCAAGGTCATCGAGAACACGCAGCGTGATCTCAATATCGCCTTCATGAACGAGCTCTCGCAGATCTTTCACGCGCTCGATCTCGATACTGGCGACGTGCTGGCGGCTGCCCGCACGAAGTGGAATTTCCTCCCGTTTCAACCTGGCCTGGTCGGAGGACACTGTATCGGGGTCGATCCATATTATCTGACCTATCGCGCCGAGATGGCGAAGTATCATCCTCAGGTCATTTTGGCGGGCCGGCGCATCAATGATGATATGGGTTCACGGATTGCGCGAGAGTGTGTTCGGCGCCTCCTGAAGAGGGGATCTCACGGCGGAATTGTCACGGTGCTGGGCGTGACGTTCAAGGAGAACGTGCCGGATTTGCGCAACTCTAAGGTCGTCGACATTGTGCGGGAATTGGAATCCTTCGGCATTAAGGTTCAGATCAGCGACCCTTGGGCAAACCGCGCCGAGGCCCTCCACGAGTATGGTATTGTGCTCTCCGATTACAAAGAGCAGCAATCGGCCGACGCGGTCATTCTCGCCGTCGCGCACGACACTTTCGTCAACATGGGCTGGCCATTCTTGCAGTCGTTACTGAAAGAGGGGCGGGGGCTAGTCATGGACGTTAAGTCTCGGCTGGACCGCGTGAGCAAGCCAGCCGAGATAGAGATCTGGCGACTTTAG